One segment of Rhodopirellula baltica SH 1 DNA contains the following:
- a CDS encoding IS701-like element ISRba4 family transposase has translation MDVAELEQLEDRLNAYLARFGDCFRRSDTRAHLTTYVRGQLSDLDAKSVEPIALQAGTPVRTLQEFIAQHRWDEDGLRRRLIHIVRDEHVNKNTVAIIDETSDVKKGDKTPGVQRQWCGKVGKQENCIVTVHLAAANEDFHCMVDGELFLPESWSNDRERCAAAGIPDEMVYRPKWQIALELLDRSKEEGIEYPWLTADEGYGGKPGFLEALADRDQKFVLEVPRTFSVWEKHPEVTEQPYRKGGRGRGRKTPRVKSGESSPRSVETVFWHGEAMKAKRWKRYRVKDGEKGPIIWEAKRVRVTLKGSDGLPGLSLWLVVARNVLDGELKFFVSNASEFASMAMLLQVAFQRWRVERCFEDQKQEVGLDCYEGRRYLGLKRHLIITSLSYLFLSQTCQQEREKKSGVDNSANSRRGRRNRCQLVTPS, from the coding sequence ATGGATGTCGCTGAACTGGAACAACTCGAAGATCGGTTAAATGCTTACTTGGCTCGCTTTGGCGATTGTTTTCGACGAAGCGACACGAGGGCTCATTTGACGACCTATGTCCGTGGTCAACTTTCCGACCTGGACGCCAAGAGTGTGGAGCCGATTGCGTTGCAAGCCGGTACACCGGTGCGAACCTTGCAGGAATTTATCGCCCAGCATCGGTGGGACGAAGATGGACTTCGCAGGAGGCTGATCCACATCGTCCGTGATGAGCATGTCAACAAGAACACTGTCGCGATCATTGACGAAACCAGCGACGTCAAGAAGGGCGACAAAACGCCTGGCGTGCAACGACAGTGGTGCGGCAAAGTCGGCAAGCAGGAGAACTGTATCGTCACGGTTCATCTGGCTGCGGCGAACGAAGACTTTCACTGCATGGTCGATGGTGAACTGTTCCTCCCCGAGAGCTGGAGTAACGACCGCGAGCGTTGTGCCGCCGCCGGCATTCCCGATGAGATGGTCTATCGCCCCAAGTGGCAGATCGCGTTGGAATTGCTTGATCGCAGTAAGGAGGAGGGGATTGAATATCCTTGGCTAACCGCTGACGAAGGCTACGGCGGTAAACCTGGATTCCTGGAAGCTCTTGCCGACCGCGATCAGAAGTTTGTGCTTGAAGTGCCGCGAACGTTTTCGGTTTGGGAGAAGCATCCCGAAGTGACCGAGCAGCCCTATCGCAAGGGCGGCCGCGGCCGAGGTCGCAAGACACCCCGCGTCAAGAGCGGGGAAAGTTCGCCGCGAAGTGTTGAAACAGTGTTCTGGCACGGCGAAGCGATGAAAGCGAAACGCTGGAAACGCTACCGCGTCAAAGACGGCGAGAAAGGTCCCATCATCTGGGAAGCCAAGCGGGTTCGCGTCACACTCAAAGGCAGCGACGGACTACCGGGGCTGTCTCTGTGGTTGGTGGTCGCGAGAAACGTGCTTGACGGCGAACTGAAATTCTTCGTCAGCAACGCGAGCGAGTTCGCTTCGATGGCGATGCTGCTACAGGTTGCGTTTCAGCGATGGCGAGTGGAACGTTGTTTCGAGGATCAGAAACAAGAGGTCGGCTTAGACTGTTACGAGGGGCGCCGATATTTGGGTCTGAAACGCCACTTGATCATCACGTCGTTGAGCTATCTGTTTCTTTCGCAAACCTGCCAGCAGGAGCGGGAAAAAAAATCCGGAGTGGACAATTCAGCAAATTCGCGACGCGGTCGACGCAATCGTTGTCAGCTGGTCACTCCCTCGTGA